In Lolium perenne isolate Kyuss_39 chromosome 5, Kyuss_2.0, whole genome shotgun sequence, the sequence GGGTCTTCCTCGTGCGGTGAAACCACTTCTAATCGATGTGAACAACATTCATAGCAGCCTTGAAGATGGGATCATCCTCTAAGCTACATGGCTCGAGCTGCCTTAGTGCATAATCCACACGTGCCTTTTTGTTTTCTTCCGTTAGCAAAGGCTTTAGTTCACTTGTTATTCGTCGAATTTGTTTCTCCTTCAACCTACAAAATATATCATGCAAAATCAGAGAGAAAAATAGGTGAAACATCATAGAAAAATGGGTGCAATATCAGAACAACACACACCTTCGCCAAATAGTTGTTCTTGTCATGTTCATATGTCCAGCAACTTGTTCAAGTGTTGTTCTCTCTCCAGGTGGGATTTCTTCCAACGCCTCTATGTTCCATGGTAAGCTTCTTCCTTCCTGAATTCAACTTCCGATTGTTTTTTAATGAAGTAATGCCTTCACCCTCTTTAGACTCCTTCCATATCCTTTGAACTATCCTCCTTGGACATTTTGCAGCTTCTGCAACAGCTTTTGAAACTCCACGCTTCAATCTACTACCCGTGCTATTACGCTCAAGGATCATTGCATATATATGGCGCTTGGCGCTTGTCTTGTGTATGGTAGTGCCTTCTTCGTATCTTGTTAGCCATAGCATCTAAAaatatattgaaaataaaatagaTAATTAGAAAACAAATTTGTAGAATTGTACTCAAACCAAAATTTGCTCAAGTTCTACTTACTCAAATCAATTTCCTTGCGCTCGAGGATACTCATCAGCATGTTCAAAGTTGGGGTTGTAACCAGTACCTCGGTAGCCAATGCTCTCTGTAGTACCTTTGATTGAAATAGAAAACAAGAATATGATCTAACCAAAATATACACTAGAATTCCAGTACAGTATAGTAGATGATCTAGTAATACAAGTTCTACAACTTCCAGTACTAAGAAACCATAGCTGATCTAAAACAAGCACTAGTGCAGTACAGTAGATGATCTAGTAATACAACAACTATATGATCTAGAAAAACATCTACATCAGAGCTGAATGATCTACAATCCAGAACTACTACAGTGTACAAGAACTAGTATAGTGAACGTACGTGATCTAGCAATCTTAAACTAGTACAAGAACGAGTAGATGATTTACCTGTTCTGTTTCCATCGCCTGAACCCTCTCCAGCCGTGATGCCATTGCTGCTCCCTCCTATCCGTATGCCACCAGTGCCGTTGAAGAAGTTGAAGCCCCTAGACTCGCTGCCGCCGAACGAGATGCCGCCGCCACCATTGGAGAGACTGAGACCCACGAAAGCAGGTTGGTCATTGCCGCTGATAGAATGTGTATACCTGTATTGTATGTATATGTACTAGGTCGGTTAGGTTTCTTGTATACCAAGATAGATCTCACCTACCGTCATGTATATCTTGTAACTCAAGGCTATTAGCCTATATATATGAACACACCGGCCCTCATTAGGTGTTGTGTGATCCAATCTATTTCATCTACTTCCTAATTCGTTTATGGTATCAGAGCTACAATCCTAGGCAAATCGCTTCCGCATCCTCCTCATCACCGGCATGACTTCTCCGACCTCCTCCCCCGCTGACACCTCGAGCGCGATCGTCAACGCCTCGTCCGCGGGAACTGACGCATCTTCAGCACGGTAGATCATGACTGGCCTCTCTGGCTCTCCATCGCTCATGGCGGGACTCACCTCTTCATCAGCTGGCGCCACCATCATCTCCCCACGCGACCTCGCGGCCTCCATCACCATCAAGCTTACCGGTGAGAATTACCTGTATTGGCATGCGCGGGTTGCTCCTCTCCTCCGAAGCTTTGGGCTCATGGGCTACGTCGACGGATCCGAGCCCTGCTCCGCCGACATGATCACAGTGGACGTCTCTGGCAAGCCCGTGCAACAGCTCAACCCCGACGCCCAGAGGTGGGCCAAGGAGGATCAAGCCATCCTCTCCGCCTTTGTGTCATCCATGACGGAGGGGGTGGTCGGCATGGTCTTGTTCACCGCCACCGCTCATGAGGCACGGGACACGCTCGCCGGTGCCTTTGCGTCCACGTCGATCGCCCGCGCCAATGGGATCCGCACTTAGATGCAAGATCTCAAGAAGAAGGACATGCCTGTGAGCACCTACTTCCATCGCATGAAGACCCTCGCCGACACGCATGCCTCCATCGGGCAGCCTCTTCGGAACGAGGAGTTCGTCTCCTACATCCTCTCCGGGCTCGACATCGACTACGACGCGCTGTACGAGGTCGTCAACGCCAGGACGACGCCGATCTCCATCAGGGATCTCTATGCTCAGCTTCAGTCCACTGAGCATCGCAACGCCGCTCGTTGGGCGGAGAACATCGCCAACAACTACTCCACCCACGCTAGTGCCTTTGGCCGTTGGGGTCACGGCGGTTTCCGCCCTCCTGCTCCCACGCCCTTTGCTCAGAACCCGGCTTGGTCTGCGCCTCCCTTCTCAACTGGGGGCAGCAAAGCTGGTGGTGGTGGGCGCGGCAACAGTGGTGGCCGTGGCAACGGTGGCGGCCGCGGTGGCCCGCCCGGAACGGCGGTGGCTATTCTGGCAACAGCGGCAACAACGGTGGCGGTCGCCTCATGTGCCAGATGTGTGGCGCGGCGGGTCACACTGCATCCCGCTGCTACAAGCGCTTCATGCGCGACTTCCTTGGCGTCAACAATGATGGCGCGGGCACGGAGAAGCAGCTCGCCATGGCCATGGCGGCCTCTCAAGGTGGACACGGTGAAACCACGTCCTATCACATGGACCCCGCCTGGTATGCTgactcgggtgtgacacatcatCTCACTGCCGAGCTCGAGAAGCTCACCACCAAGGAACCCCTATCAAGGCCACGATCAAGTTCATGCCGCCAATGGCATAGGTATGAATATCCATAATATTGgtcatgcattgattcctacttcCGCATCTAGGACATTGCATTTAAATCATGTGCTTCATGTTCCACAAGTCACTCGTAACTTACTTTCAATGAGTAAACTTACCCTTGATAATCCTGTTTTCGTGGAACTTCACCCATATGATCTTTTTGTAAAGGACCGAGTCACGCGGGAAATTCTTCTTAGAGGTCGGTGCCGTGGTGGTCTCTACTCCATTCATGTTCCCATCATCAAGCAAGCTCTCAGCGCCATCCGAGGATCCAAGGACAAGTAGCATTGTCGTCTAGGCCATCCTGCATTACAAGTCGTTCAGCACATCCTCCATAAGCATGAGTTGCCATTAGAGTCTAGTTCCAATAAATCAGTGTGTGATGCCTGTCAACAAGGCAAAAGTCATCAATTACCGTTTTCTTTATCCACTCATGTAATCAAATCTCCTTTAGAGCTTtttcattcagatgtttggggtcctgctAAAACCTCTATTAGTGGTCATAAATTCTATGTGAGCTTTATTGATGCCTATAGTCAATTTACTTGGCTTTATCTTCTTAAACATAAGTCTGAGGTGTTTGATGTGTTTCTTCAGTTTCAAAAACATGTTGAACGTCTCCTTGATCGCAAGATTATTCATGTTTAAACTGATTGGGGAGGTGAGTATGAAAAACTCCATCCCTTCTTTCAGAACCTAGGCATCTCACATCGTGTTTCATGCCCTCATACACATCAACAGAATGATACTGCTGAACACAAACATCGACACATTGTTGAAACTGGTCTCACATTGCTTGCTCATGCATCTCTTCCGTTACATTTTTGGAGTGATGCCTTCTCCACTGCTTGTTT encodes:
- the LOC139831601 gene encoding LOW QUALITY PROTEIN: uncharacterized protein (The sequence of the model RefSeq protein was modified relative to this genomic sequence to represent the inferred CDS: deleted 1 base in 1 codon; substituted 1 base at 1 genomic stop codon), with product MSDGEPERPVMIYRAEDASVPADEALTIALEVSAGEEVGEVMPVMRRMRKYTHSISGNDQPAFVGLSLSNGGGGISFGGSESRGFNFFNGTGGIRIGGSSNGITAGEGSGDGNRTGTTESIGYRGTGYNPNFEHADEYEEGTTIHKTSAKRHIYAMILERNSTGSRLKRGVSKAVAEAAKCPRRIVQRIWKESKEGEGITSLKNNRKLNSGRKKLTWNIEALEEIPPGERTTLEQVAGHMNMTRTTIWRRLKEKQIRRITSELKPLLTEENKKARVDYALRQLEPCSLEDDPIFKAAMNVVHIDXKWFHRTRKTQKMYLSHREKALERECKHKNHIQKIMFLSAMARPRYDAQGNCVFDCKIGVWAYVDWVQAQNRSRNRLRGAWELKPCDSVDKAINGVFSLSSPQVEAIRLVATLLIVAAWAPGAPLVAGSAWSRSPPGSPLIVASAWSRSPPADVLAAALSLPWPWDAVRLTGSHSCPVLFAPCGSCRVTGNTESKKG